In Bacillus weihaiensis, the genomic stretch AAAGAATACGAGAAAACCTAAGTGACAGCATACATGAAAAATTAAAATCTGGAGTCCAAATTGCGAAGAAGACCTGCAAGAACTGTGGTAAAAGTCTACATCCAAGCTTTAAATTTACTGTTTGCAATGATTGTTACTTTGAACGACAGGATCGAAGAAAAGTACAACCACGCTAATTTATAATCATCCTTACCTACAAAAGCCTCATGAAAAGCTATTATTTAGCTTCATGGGCTTTTTTTTGAATATGAGAGTCAACATTGCTTACGAGCATCAAGATAGTATCAGCTCACACTTTTTTTGATAGTTCTCAATTTCTCCATAGGGAGAGATAAAAGGAACGAGAAAAAAAGATCATCATGCAATGAAAAAAGATTCGTTGAAGTTTACTTTTAAGCTTTAATTTAACGAAACCATAATGATATATAATCGCATCTGTTACGAAAGAAGCGCATAGCATCGCTGCTTTAGGGTAGAACCCTTGTTTAGCTGATGTAATCGTAAGTAGTGCAGCTTGAAACATACTATAAATCGGAGCTAGAAGAAAATGTTTTTTATAAGTATGAAAAAATCCATACTTAAATTTAACCTTTTTATTAACAGCTTTTATGTAAAGGCAAGTAACGTGTACGACAAGGATAGCTAAATAATGAATGCATTTCTTCACAAGGTCATTGTCTTTTTCTAACGCTTTCTTTAATCCATCACTAATGAAGAATGCTATTGGTAAGAAAAATATAGTGTATATCGGCTTCCACCAATTAACTGTATACACTTTTAAATGGATAAAAAAGTGCTCAATCATTGAAAAGTAGGTGATAAAGAATGCTTTCCAGTACCAATTTTTCTTGAATACTGATAAAAAGGTAGCGGTAATTGGCACGTAAATTGCTTGAGATAAAATAGCACCAAGCATGTTATCAAATGGTGGCTTCTTAAGTAACTTAGGACGATATCTGTACCCCCGCAGCAAATTTAGTACAACATATTCAAAAAGATAGGCTAAACCAATATTCGCTATAAGAAGCATTTTTTTATGTTTCATTTTACTTTTCGTTAGAAGAAGGTACAGCATGATAGAGTGGATACATAACAACAAAAGGAACGGCGTGGAGTGACTATTTATTTTTCTTTTTATAAACAAGTAGTATCCTCCTAACTTGTTGTAGAACTGAACTGATTACAAAATTTTAATAGAACCTATACTCCTTCAGTTTTATGTTATTTTCACCTAATCTTTTTTAAAATATCCAGATAATACAACGAATTATCTATTTTTGATTCCATAATGATCAAGAGTTTTAGAGACTAAAAAAAGGAGAATTTCAACGCTTTAAAGCTATTTTTTATCCATCGATAGTGATCCCATACCCTCTGTAATGATAGAACATTATGTTTTACAATAGCAGTTCAGCACAAACTTGCTGCTGTGATTTCTCCTTGGCTGCAAGAATAATTGAACAGATTCCATTTATAAAAGGACCTATTGAAACGATTAAAGAATGATATCCTATTCCTTCTTGATCGTGGTTTTTTGGTGAATCATGTCAATGTCATGGTAAATCAGCAACAAGCTGCTTAAGATTTAAAACTCAAGTTCTTTTTAAGAGATTGACTTTTAAATAAGCTCTTTGAAGGAATACTACACAACACAGAGAGTCACTTAAAATGACTGTCCAAATTCCAATCGTTCAAGGAATAATAACTCCCATCTAGGAAAAACTGAAAAAAAAGATAACGGAGTGGACTATGGATAATTATACAAATAAGAACAGCGCAAGACGTTATCGAGCTCATGTTAGTATTTTTGGTACAACTCAAATTCATCTACGGAATCCCTATATAGTCGCTTGGTGGAGCGCAGCTTTTCCTGGATTTGGTCATTTACTTCTAGCTAAATACATAAGAGGTTTTGTTTTATTTATATGGGAAGTGTTAGTGAATATAAAAGCGAAGGTTAATTTAGCAATGATGTATTCCTTCCAGGGAGAGATCAATATGGCTAAAGATATATTAGATACCCGATGGCTTCTAATATATATCCCTGTTTATATTTTTGGTATTTGGGATAGCTACAGGACAACCATTGATCTTAATAAAGTATATATTTTAGCAGAACGCGAAGAGCACCCCTTTTGCTCCTTTAGTATAGGAGCACTCGAAATTAATTATTTAGATCGAAGGGAACCAACAATGGCTTTAATCTGGTCGCTTTTCGTCCCAGGACTAGGCCAGCTTTATATTCACCGGATTATTACAGCCTTTTATGTTGTAATTTGGACTGTAATCTTTTTTTATTTTTCACGAGGATTAGAAGCGGTTTCCTTACTTTTTTTAGGGGAAATTAGACAAGCAACTGCCATTATAAAACCTGAATGGTTTCTTTTTTTTCCATCTATCTATGGATTTGCAGCATATGATGCATATGTAAGTTCAGTAGAAAACAACAAATTATATGATAAAGAACAACGATCTTTTCTTAAAAAAAACTACCAATCCCCTTCATTTAAAATACTAAAAAAACAAAAGGTGAACTGAAATATGCAGCTATTTTCTACCTTTGAAAATACAACATTTTTAGAAATGGCCATTGCCACTTTAGAAAAGAATGAAATCTCCAAAGAACATATTTTTGCTGTTCCTCTTGATAATCGTATGGAAGATCGCAAACTCTTTGATACGATACATCGTTCGGACGGTACAACTTTAATTGACATTGGAATGGCGCTTTCCACCGCCTTTGCTGTAATAGGTGCAAGTATAGGTTTTAATCTAGAATGGGGACCCATATATTGGGGGTTAATTGGTGCAGCATCGGGATTTCTCGTAGGCTTTTCTATTCGTCTCGTAACAGAAGTACTTGTAAAAAAGAAGCGACGATTATTAAAAGGTCAACACTCCGAAGTGATCCTAATCGTAGAATGTCCCGATCATCAAGCTGACCTGGTAGAAAATATCCTGTTCCGCCACTTTGCACTTGGCGTAGCAAAAATTAAATAAGCTTTGGTGCCTGGCCCCCAGCGCGTTAACTTGTTAAAGTGAATGTATACGGTTGATTCTATTATGAAGTGAAGAAAGTAGTTCGTTTTACTAATTTTTTCACTAATTTCACCAATTACATTTCACAACAAGGGTATAGTAAAGATATAGGGAGAACCTTCCTAAATTGAAACAAAAGGAGAGATGATCATGAATATGGTCTATGAACGAATCCTAGTTGCAATAGATGGTTCTGATGAATCGGAATGGGCTTTTAAAAAAGCCGTGAATATTGCCAAACGAAACTCTGCAAAGCTTTTAATTTGCAATGTCATTGATGCTCGTGAACTTTCTGGTGTAACTTATGGTCTATACGCGGATACAAGGCTCTCAAAGGAAGCAGAAACTTATGCTCATAACCTTCTAGAAAAACGGAAACAAACAGCAGTGGAAATGGGAGTTGAGCAAGTCGAAACCCTCATTAAATTCGGTTCTCCTAAGACGAAAATTTCAAAAGAAATTGCACCTGAATATGATGTAGACTTAATTGTTTGCGGAGCAACCGGAATGAACACTGTAGAACGTTTAATGATAGGAAGTGTATCTGAAAATATATTGCGCTATGCTACATGTGATGTCTTAGTCGTTCGAACACCGAAAGAAGAGGATGTATAAACAAGAGAAAAGCTAAGCATTATTAATAAAAGCTTGACCACATCCTTAGGACAAAAACGAAAATACGCCTGCGGGAAAACTGATGCATCATTTGAATACACGGTTACTTTAATAATACGTTTTGTCTGAAGTACAAGTACGTTCCATTACACTATCTCTTACCAATAGTATTCACTGCCAAAAAACTCTATGATCAACATAAGACCCGACCGATTAGGCAAGATATTCATGAAAATAGCACCTATTCGGTCGGGTTTAACATTGACTATACTTATATACTAGCTTCATTTTTTTGTATTGAGAGTCAAAGCCCACGTATATTTTTATCAAAAACATACCTTTTTACCTACATTCAATAGTTCATATCCAATCCCCTAGCAAACTACTTTCTTCCTAGCTACCTCCCTTGTAAAAAAAGGAATTTCTCTATCTGCTGTAGAATAAATAATTTTAGGGAAAAAAATAAAAGGGGAAAATATATGAAGAAATTTACGCATACGATTACCACACAAGAAGAATTCTTAGCCTTTAGAGAAGAAATTGGTCAACCAAGTGAAAGAGCAAGGAATAAGGTTATTCATCATATTGATGAACACTGCCGTACGTTTATCTCAAAATCACCATTTTTAACAGTAGCTACAGCAAATTCAAACGGAGAATGTGATGTATCTCCAAGAGGAGATGCTCCTGGCTTTGTTAAAGTAATTGATGATCATCATCTTTTCATACCAGAACGACCTGGTAATAAGCGAATGGATTCGATTCATAACATCATTAGCAATCCCCATATTGGTCTCATTTTCTTTATACCTTCATTAGGGGAAACGTTAAGAATGAACGGCAAAGCACTCATTTGTCGTGACGCAGAACTTCTTTCCAACTCAAAAGCCAATGAAAAAACACCACTTTTCGGAATAGTAGTTGAAGTAAACGAATGTTATATCCATTGCGCAAAAGCATTTATACGTTCAGGACTTTGGAATCCAGAATCATGGCTACAAAATGAAGAACACCCAAAGATCTCAAAAATACTAGCTGACCATGCAAACATACAAAATACAACAACAGAACAAATTGAAAAGGATTTAAGAATAAGTTATGTAGAAAGGCTTTATTAAAAGGACCAAGGATACATGTTAGGATGAAGTGATTATATAAAAACTGAAAATCGATGCAAAACTATACCCGACACTCTTTTTGTGGGAATGATTAAAGAATCCTTCAAAAAGGATACTGAATCGAAATGAAGGACTGTTGTGAAAAAATGAGAGAAGTAATGAGAAACACCTTTTTGTTCTTTGTTGGACTCTTTTTATTTTTAATCTTATACAAAATAGTAGGGAGACTAGAGACAGAATTCCTTACAATTTTAGGACTTATTCTATCGCTTTTCTTAGCTATTACGATTTCATTCCTTTTTGAAAAGCTACTATCAAAAATACCTTACAAGACTTTTATTCAAGCCACTATAAGCTTTAGTATTGTGATCTTTTTAATTTATCAACTGTTTGCCCCCTACTTTTATTCAGATAACCAATTAGGTGAGATAGGTAAGGAAAAAATCGAGTTACTATATCAAGCTTTAGACAAAGAAAAGACTGACGAAGAAAGAAAAGAAATGATTAAAAAGATCATGGTCGATCCAATGGCTAGCCACTATCTAACTGGACCATACTCACGGGAAAAATTAGTAAAAATAGACGTGCAGAAAATAGAGAGAACATATTACCTCTTTAGCATGACTGTTATACTTGTAGTTGATAACAATGGTGTCATTGAAGAAAAGACTCAGACATTTGACTTAGAACATGATTATGGGTTTAAAATTTCAGGGATTTTTAGGCATTAACAATGGTCCAAGCAGATGAAGTATGTAAATCTTACATACCTTTGAAAATCCTTATCCCTTAAATACAATTTCTAGTATAGACCTTATTACCTTTCTCGTACCATAGCATAGTAAAAGGCTGTGTTACGGTATAACTGTAATTATTTGCTCCTTCATGATTTTAAGAGTTGTAGGTCATGGTGAAACGTGTCATAGGGAAACCCCTGTGGAGAATGAATATACCGGCGAGGTACCTGGACTGCCATAGTAAGAATGGTTATTTTTAAAAGAAAGTAGTTTGAATTTTTCACTATTCATCTCGCAGAAAGAAATTTCTAGTAATAGAAATCATAGATCCACGTTTCACAAATTTTATAAAAAAAATATTTTTACAATACACAGTTGTTAAAGTAAAGCTTTGTTATTTTCATCAAAACATCTAGAAGAAATCCTTATCATAAATGAGAAAACGGCTATATTTAGAAATTCACTCTATCATGAGAAAGGAAAGATGAGAAATCGACAGAAATAAGAAAGAATACAAAAGTCAAATCAATACGGACGATGCTTGGAATCGCGCTCTATATGGAAGTCCCACTTTTGGAGGCTGTTTCGTTATTATTTTAGTCATCATTTTTTTCTTGTGGTTTTTAAATCAATAGGGGGTTACAGAAAGAATCTCTACAACAACAGCCAATCATTAAAAGTATTGTAAGAATTAAAAGAGGTGAAACAATGATTCTAGTAAGCTCTTGCTTAGCTGGCTTAGAAGTAAGATATAACGGTACACATAGTCTACACCCTAAAATAGTAGAATTAGTTCAAAAAAAAGAAGCGATTATGATTTGCCCAGAACTACTTGGTGGCTTTCAAACCCCTAGAGAGCCAGCTGAAATTAAAGATGGAGATGGCGATGATGTTCTTGATGGCAAAGCTAGAGTTATCGAATATTCTGGATGTGATGTAACTGATTTATATGTTAAGGGAGCAATGGAAACAGTAAAAATAGCGAAAGAATTGAAAGCTGAATTTGTGGTATTGAAGGAAAACAGTCCTTCATGTGGAAGTTCAACTATTTATAACGGAGAATTTAAAGGAAGAAAACTCGAAGGTAGCGGAGTTACAGCCGCTCTATTGAAAAGAAACGGAATCAAGATACGATCTGAGCATGATTTCGCGATGATATTAGAATCATTATATTATTATGTTAACTAATAGGAACATAGCTAAATTAAAGCCAGGAATTCTTATCCTTACTATCATCTTATTTACAACCCATTTTTTCTTCCTTATAATGACGATATTATAACTGAATAGAACATAGCACCTAGGTTCTTAAAACAAGATTTTAAGATGAAAAGGGAAGTTGGTGACATTCCAACACGGTCCCGCCACTGTGAGCATGGAGCAAACAGCCTAATATCCACTGTAAGTTTCTTATGGGAAGGTCGCTGTTATGCAACGAAGTGTAAGTCAGGAGACCTGCCTAGAGTGTCTGTCAAGAATCCTTCGAGGAAAGGAGATTTGAAAGAATACGAGAAAAATAGGCTAAATCTAGTCTTTTTACTCTACTCCTTTTAAATTTCCGCCTTTCCAATTTGGATAGGCTTTTTTTGTACCGTAATAAATAGTGAAAGGAGATCAAAAATTGAATACAAAAGAAAAAGGTTTAACACTCGTTTACACTGGAGAAGGAAAAGGAAAAACAACTGCCGCTATTGGCTTAACTGTTCGAGCAATAGGTCAAGGTTTAACGGTAAGGGTCTTACAATTCATTAAGTCACCCGCACGTACATATGGAGAAAAAGTAACTCTGGCCAAACTTGGTGTGAAAATGGATCAGCTCGGTGAGGGTTTTACATGGACTAAAACCCCAGACATTCATAGGAAAGCACTACAATCTGCTTGGAAGACAGCAAAAGAAACCATCCTTTCAGGTGAATACGATGTCGTTATCCTTGATGAACTAAACAACGCATTGGCCATTGAATCATTTCCAATTCAAGATGTTCTTCCCATTGAAGAAGTTCTTGAGGTCATCCAAAATCGACCTCAGCATGTCCATCTAGTTATTACAGGTCGACATGCAAAAGATGAAATAAAAGAGCTTGCTGATCTTATTTCTGTCGTTGATGTAGAAAAACATTATTATGATGAGGGAATCCCAGCTGTTAAAGGTATTGAATTTTAAAAAGGAGGGATATGTATGGAGCCAAAAAGAGAAGTCAATCAAACCATT encodes the following:
- a CDS encoding cob(I)yrinic acid a,c-diamide adenosyltransferase, encoding MNTKEKGLTLVYTGEGKGKTTAAIGLTVRAIGQGLTVRVLQFIKSPARTYGEKVTLAKLGVKMDQLGEGFTWTKTPDIHRKALQSAWKTAKETILSGEYDVVILDELNNALAIESFPIQDVLPIEEVLEVIQNRPQHVHLVITGRHAKDEIKELADLISVVDVEKHYYDEGIPAVKGIEF
- a CDS encoding DUF523 domain-containing protein, with protein sequence MILVSSCLAGLEVRYNGTHSLHPKIVELVQKKEAIMICPELLGGFQTPREPAEIKDGDGDDVLDGKARVIEYSGCDVTDLYVKGAMETVKIAKELKAEFVVLKENSPSCGSSTIYNGEFKGRKLEGSGVTAALLKRNGIKIRSEHDFAMILESLYYYVN
- a CDS encoding universal stress protein — translated: MNMVYERILVAIDGSDESEWAFKKAVNIAKRNSAKLLICNVIDARELSGVTYGLYADTRLSKEAETYAHNLLEKRKQTAVEMGVEQVETLIKFGSPKTKISKEIAPEYDVDLIVCGATGMNTVERLMIGSVSENILRYATCDVLVVRTPKEEDV
- a CDS encoding pyridoxamine 5'-phosphate oxidase family protein encodes the protein MKKFTHTITTQEEFLAFREEIGQPSERARNKVIHHIDEHCRTFISKSPFLTVATANSNGECDVSPRGDAPGFVKVIDDHHLFIPERPGNKRMDSIHNIISNPHIGLIFFIPSLGETLRMNGKALICRDAELLSNSKANEKTPLFGIVVEVNECYIHCAKAFIRSGLWNPESWLQNEEHPKISKILADHANIQNTTTEQIEKDLRISYVERLY